TGCGCCAATATTGGTATAATAACtatcatatcaaagtaaacttggagtcaagcGATgacgtgtggtcctcccactatgagcAGTCCGTTTATTAGGATACAGATGAGTTATTAAATtattatgaacttcacagggtagtgaaagtgcaaggtgatgagcttgatgctcctttacaataaatattgagggtcttattctggtgacatgatcatcgaTGCTTAGCTGCCGTTtgtcaaataaaaataatcttgcTCTTTTGTCCATGATAATCCTCATCATGTAGGAAATACGAGCactatctgcgagctgttggctaaagcacacgtgccaataccagagtATACACAGACTCACTAAATAACACATTTTTGTTTGAGAatacatcagtagagttgaaaatgcgatcgaaacccatttaacttttcttttttattcggtacatgggaatttaaacGCAAAAGGTATTTATGTGCACTACATCATCACGTAAATACTTTTATcaccaacaagtcaatttgatggaaatacATCTCTGGTGGATaaattgtttttatgcagattttagaatattcgcatgacaatctgtcgccaattggatggaaacctaactAATGTTATGTTTCCTGTCATGGTGGTTAAGGCTTGCAGTCAGGGATTTGACCTAGCTTTATATATGTATGTCACTGACCAATATGCTTGCGTGAGCACTAAAACAAATAATGACAATTTAATTTCCACAATGCTTGTTTGGGAATGTTATATTTGTAGAAGGACCAGGACGAAGGGATGAAGTTTCGCTTCTGTGACATTTTTCAACTACCATAATAATTTCTTGAAGGTCATTTACAAATAATTGTGAAGAGAAGAAAAATGACCACTCCATTAATAAATGGTTTATTATTAATTATTTATGTAGCTTACTTCGTCTAGATGTGGCTTGCCTCCTTTGCCAACCTGGGTGCTGCAAAGTCACTTTGCACCAAAACTCTGACTACTTTTTTCCGCTTATGTCTCTTCATCTGTACTTCTTTGGACAGGATATTCACTGCAGTAATGCCGATGGTAGCAGCAGGGTTGATTGCAGACGATCCAACGTTACAGCCGATCAGACGACTTATGTCCTGTGTATGAACTTTTACATTTATTTCATCTctttttgtgatgtcattgttCTTGAGCCAAGCACTGCCACTGTGCCAAAGCCCCTCGACCGCCTGTCATCTCAAATGCAATACTTCCTTGTGATCGTGTGAGTAGGATGTGAGAGTATTCTTAATGGCTGATAATGTGTAGATCTTGAACCAGCTCATCATAGAAGATGCCACAATCATTAAAAATTGGCACCTTTTTTGCCAATATACTAATCCAGCAACTCACTATTACAAGTACAAATCCACATATGCATGTTGTCTGAGTTAGGATTTTCTCATAGCATGGATATTCACTGTTGACAGCTCTTCATTTGTTGAATAAAGTGGAGTGACTAACTAGGTTAACCTCTGACAGGGCAAAGCTTATGCACCTCCCCAACCTTTTGTTAAGCACTTTTCCTCAAGCATGCTCTCATTCTGCTTTTGTCCTCACTCTGAGTACTCAATGTTCTCACTCACTCTTCATGAATAATCTGAAGTGTAACCAATGTATTTTATTGATCTATTTTAGCAGTGGTACTGTCATGGCTAGTTTatcttttatttttttgcatGGTGTAACCTAAATTCTTAATTTCTCTCATTGCACCTATCCAGGTTTAGCATCTTCTCTGGAGAAAAGATGTGACCAGAAGAAGTGATTTGTTATTTGCACACAGAGCAGGCTCAGGAGGCACTGAAGCATCCATAACCAGGGACCTACACTGAATGCACAAAACataaggaacacctgctctttcatgacagactgaccaggtgaatccagttgaaatctatgatcccttattgatgtcacctgttaaatccacttcaagcagtgtagatgaaggggaggagactccttaaagaaggatttttaaacctcgagacaattgagtatgtgtgccattcagaaggtgaattggcaagacaaaatatttatgtGCCTttagaacggggtatggtagttggtgtcaggcgcatcggtttgagtgtgtcaagaactgcaacgctgctgggttataccatgctcaacagtttcctgtgagtatcaagaatggtccaccgccccaaagaacatccagccaacttgacaactgtgggaagcattggagtcaacatgggcagaATCTCTGTGAATGCTTGACACtgtagtccatgccctgacaaattgaagcTGTTCAGAGGGCAATaagggggtacaactcaatattaggaaggtgttcctaatgttttgtacactgagtgtataatgtCCCATGCTGGTGGTCTCCAAGTAAAAACATGAAGAGCTTTGTGCCAAGAGGGATTGTCAGGACAAAGTTGTCTTGTGGGGACAATGGAGAGATGGATTCAGGAGAGAATAACGTGCAATCTGAGAGATATCCTGTCCCTTTTGAATTCATTTTTAGTTGCGCGGACTATGGTGCTTTATACTAGCAATAAGTATTAGTGTAACTTCAGAGATCGCTCACATGTTTATTTTATCTATAAAAGGAAACTTATACCAAGTCTGAGGCCccaagttagacaaaaatatattgAAGGCATTTTGACATGGTTTGATGTGATATAACTATCGGCCATATTTAAATTGTATTTATGTTAAGATTTTTTGACTGCTGCACTTGAGTTTTCTAGTGTCTGAATAAAAAGCTGGCATATTGTTGACTATCTGTGATGTGAATATGTTCACCTGCCATTTTTCTTATAGATATGGGTTTTTCAACCAGTTTTCAATGTATGCTCAATATTAATTGTAGACACCTAAAAATATGAAATGGCACAATGTTTTAATGCCTGTCAGTTCTTGCATTAAAATGTGAGATATTTTGGCCTTGTTCAATTTGATAGTTTTATCCCTGATTTTCCAGGGGCCCCTGCAAACTTTGAGACCCCCAAGGCCCCCCAGGTTCACGGAGTGTCAATCAAACTTCGAAATTCAAAGTATAGTGTTGAAAATACCGGGGAAATATCACGTGCTGTTTCACATGATTAGTGTGTCCCTACTGGATTATGTGCATTATTATGCGCTGTTTCACCTGTCGCCAGGGAAACTTTCATCTTGTTACAAGCTGCGGGGAACAGGCCATTTGCTATTGGCTTATTTGTATGTCACTTATACACTGGATACAGCAAGTCAACCATTCAAATTTAGAAAGAGGAGGGTTTATTCAGTTAGCCTACTACCGGTAACTTGAAGTGGCTACTGTAGCATGCAAGGAACTAAACTTAAAAGTTCATAAGTATCTTGTATGTTAAATGTCACAACGCTCGAGTTGAGAAATCGGTCCCACCGTTTGAGAAAACAACTTTTGTTGAATTCAGTGCGTTTTTGGAGTACGAGCAATGGAAGAGTTGAGCGAGTCTTCACCCGCTTTGGCGTTCGAGAAGGAAGCATTTGAGCTGACGGTGGAAGATGTTTATGACATTTCATACGTGATTGGCAGAGATTTGCTGAAAATAAGTACTACAGGTGAGGAAGTCTCCGATTTGCAATTCAAAATTGTCCGGGTTTTGGAGATGTTTGAAACGTTAGTGAATAAGTATAACCTGTCATTGGAGGAGCTGAAAATGGAACGAGACAACTTGAAGAGTGAACTGGATAGAATCGTGAGAGAAAGTTCTGCCGGGCAGGAAGCGGTGAGTTTGATCTTTTCAAACCAGGAAAATAACTGATCAAAATCGATACCTTTTAAATGTTCCATAAAGTCTTTAACTGGACTACGTCTGTTAGGGTATGTTCAAGCATGTTGTGACGTTTCACTGGGTTGCTATACACTACTGTGCAACATAGTTGTGGACCCCTTTTTGTTCGACGTTTAGCCCTTTAATCAATATGTTCTCAGCAAACACTAGGACCAAACAAACTGGTGGTGGACCTGAAAGATCCCAATAGACCACGCTTCACAATGCAGGAGCTGAAGGAGGTGCTTCAGGAGAGGAACCAGCTCAAGGCCCAGCTACTGGTGGCGCAAGAAGAGTTGCAACTCTACAAGAGGTAGAATACATAACCAGACTTGACCAGTCCCCATGCAACCCGCACCACCTCACCCCAACCCACACAAAAATGTAATGTAGTGCTTTGTACTTGCAGTGGGATGCTGCCACAGGGTGAACAAGCCATGGTAGAGGTTGACTTAGTATCTCCATCCCCTTTGAAACCTGTCCCTGACACAACAGATGAGACTAAAGAAGAGGTACCTAACGAAGGAATGACCACCATCAGAAAGCTGTGAGCAGTTAGCTTTTTTTACCACTCAACTTTGCATAATCATAGTGAATTGCAAGACGAGCATGCAGTATGACATTGTTTACACCCTGAAAACAAGTATTTCAGAGACAACCATAGTAtcacacaggagacaaccaggTGGTTTGTTCTCACGGTCTGTCTCTGCCCTCTTAATGACCTGCTTGTGACcggctggctgtgtgtgtttgtgctgatGCTGTGTGATTGGGAGAATCTGCCTGAAGAGGGGGAAAGCGAGAGCTGATACCACTTCACCAAGCCAGCATTGTTATTGTCGGACTTACGTGACTCAGTCAAGCCTCGGCTGACACTGCAAATTCACTCAATCCCCCGTCGCCTCCTCTAAGACTAGGGATGTACATTGTGTTGTCAAACTATTTGCAGAGCAAGTTCTCTAAAATAAACTAATTCTTATTTCTTTTTGTAGGTTTTCATTCAGACGGAAATAAGGACAACCTATGAGAACAAGGACCTAAGGCATTACTAATGATAAACCAAACATTTTTATGCACATGCTTTCTATCAAGGCTTTGTATTAGATCAGTTGTTTTCAGTAATGAATGAAAATGTTTTTAACTGGAATAATTTTGGCTTTTGAAACAATAACTCAGTGTTGTCTTTTTATAGATTTAACTGTTGTCATTAATACAGGTATGGGAAAATAACTTGATGCTCATTAAGGTCAAATAACATGGTACAGACCAATGATTTctccagtgcattcagaaagtatttggaccccttacagccttattctaaaattgattaaattgtccccccccaatctacacacaataccccataatgacaaagtgggtttttagaaatgtttgccaatGTATTAAAATGGaaatataatttacataagtattcagagacccgttactcagtactttgttgaagcacctttggcagggattacagcctcgagtctccctgagtatgatgctacaagcttggcacacctgtatttggggagtttctcccaaatcctctcaagctgttaggttggatggggagtgttgctgcacagctatgggctactcaaggatattcagagacttgtccctaagccactcctgtgttgaattggctttgtgcttagggtcattgtcctgttggaaggtgaaccttcaccccagtctgaggccctgagcgctctggagcagggtttcatcaaggatctctctgtacttttgcgccattcatctttccctcaatccggactagtctcccagtccctgctgctaaaaaacatctacagacgtgacgcttggcattcaggccaaagagttcaatcttggtttcatcagaccagagaatcttaaggtaccatttggcaaactccaagcgggccatTGTGTGCCTTTTCTTGAAGAGTGGGTTCTGTCTGAgcgctctaccataaagtcctgattggtggagtgctgcagagatgggagaaccttccagaaggacaatcatctccacagagggactgtcatgttcttggtcacctccctgaccaaggcccttctcccccgattgcggagttcggccgggcggccagctttaggaagagtctttggttccaaacttcttccatttttaagaatgacggccactgtgttcttgggtttcttcaatgctgcagaaatgttttggtacccttccccagctctatccctcgacacaatcctgtctcagagctctactgacaattccttcaacctcatggcttgctttttgctctgatatgcacggtcaactgtgggaccttatatagacaggtgtgtgcaattcCAAATATTGCCAattgttaaaaataaataaaaatgaattgCCCCACagtggtgtcataatacccataaagtctagcggtcaaacagagaaatagttccaattgtttttccaccattcatttttctcataggggattttagaaacagtTAAGGGGTGTGTCATGAAGGCATAATTTGGAGTGACGTTTTGTTAAACATCTAAATTGCTTTCAGGAAAGGTGACTGAAATAGATTTTGTGCTATTTACATACtcaaatgctaattagcatcaaagtagacctcatgcaagactacaaatccctggaAGCTCCTGCACGTCAACGCCTTTGCTAACAGGTAGTGTAAATTTAACTCCAGACCATTCACAGAATTACCTATTTATTACATTTAGCAAACGGTTAATCCAGAGATTTTTACTATAATTCGTCAGTCTCATCCATATCATTGCATTTGTAGTTCTTAATTAGCAACTCATTAGCGTTTCATTTgttgggggtaaatacaggcaaatattTTGATGCATCACCTTGTCTAAGGAGAGATAAACCTGGTTATTAAAatgtcacaccagggtaagccttCATGACACACAGCTCTTCTAAAATCCCCCATGAGAAAAATTAATGGTGGAAAatcaattggaaccatttcctggTTTGACCATTAGGCTTAATgtgtattatgactcatactgtggtactctagaAATGCATTTGTCCAGGTTAGTTTGCCACATTTATTCTATTTAACACCAATATATACCTTTAAATTATGAGCTAAACAAAAATAAAGTATTGAGATGACTTACTGTCCCCACAATTCTTTTTCTTTAAcattttaattgaaatactgttgGCTTCAAAATATAGCATTAGCAATCCAGGGTTAATATACACATCATTGGTACAGACTCACAACTGTGTCCTCAAACAAAGGAACTGTAACAGTTCCTTTGGACACGTGGTTGGACGTTGTGCCAAATTGTGATGATGGAACCCTTCAAAGACCAACATTCAAGACTGGTTGCAACAGTAGCCCTAGTAGAGACAAAAAGAGGACCTCCAAGGGCTTGATTCTATCACAGTGCTAAAGAGATGCAATCAACATTAAGACAAACGCTGCATGTCAGTTCAATATGAAATGGCTTTTTAATTCTGAACTTCAGCGATACTGATGGAAATCGAGCCCCACGACCACTTTACTGCCCCAGATTCACTATACCTAACTCATACACCTGAATCCCATCAGCATAATCTGCCTCTACCTGGGGGTTGAGTAGCACAGATCATGGTAATGAATCCCTCCCAAAATTATTTGTGGATTAGATAACTATAGGCTCTTGTAGCAAATATAAAAGTGTTACCAAAATTGTTCCTTGTCCAGAAATTGCAGAAaaatttacattttagtagacaTTTAATAAGTTACCCTATTCATTTCTGGTTTATTTTCCCGTCTTATTTTTGACCTGAAGGGTTTCCTCGGGTCTATTGTTGGTAGTCAGCACTTTTTTCTTCCCTTTTGAAGGCGAACATGTCAGGAGGTTAGCTTAATAGCCTACCATCTCTACAGTATATCCAACGACGTCTACGATAACTAGCTAGCTGATAGTTAAATGAGGGACGCAGCTTGCTAAGGAGTAACGTCGTTGTCAAGCTGACTTTACTACTCATACGTTTCCCTACTTAACTTTTGCCATGTCAACACTCACACAACTAGACAGTATATGCACAAGTTTAAAGTTTTGCAATGTTCTCATGTGCTTCGTTGTATTTTGCTAGCGAACAACTGTATTGCTAGAAGCCGAATAGAAACACCGCCACCACGCCAGAATAACAAGACATGGACTTCCTGTCATTTAAAAAGCTACTGCATCCCTGATTGGTTAAACGCTACTTCTAGTAGAACATGATTGGCGTGGCGCGAAACATACTTTAAAAGCCcatcgtaaattcactctggactGCAAGAGTGCGCTCTAAGCGTTCGTCAATTCTGAGCGTTGTGACTTCACAAAgtcagtcaagcacccaagctaactggctaacgttggctagcaaCATCCAGATacaatgagagaacaccccactctgaccattttactcgacctagcagagctggttaggctgttttcttgttatccagagcattggtgactaactgctgctggcaacaatttaattacgcctTTTATTCCttttttattattaattaaattgttgccagaagCACAGTTACAGTACTAACactctagataacatgaaaacagcctaaccagctctgccaggtcgagtaaaatggtcagtgaggtgttctctcatttgtgtctagaAGTAActtgcaagctagccaactttaaccagttagcttgggtgcttgtcTGCCGTTGTCAAGTCGCTTGGATCATAATCTAATAAGGTGCTGGATTTACAAACGACCCAGACCACACTGACCAACTGGAGGCAATTTGCAAACGCACCCTTAGGATATCCTGAGAAGGTATTTAATTTGAGATGTCTGCCCTTTATgtgataattaaaaaaaatattttgtgcaATGCAAATCTTTTCGAAATCTCAGTAAGCGAGTAGGCAACATGTtttcattcagtgtgtgtgtgtatatatacattgtAATGAAACGGCAGGGAGCAGGCCTCGAACCCTCGAACTtatagcccgaagtccagcgcgctatcaaCCGTCTACGTCTTATAGGACCGCGCTCActggccaagcacacgcactgtcgttgatgcaaggtccgatcacttctgacaccagttttttattttaccaggtaagttgactgagaacacgttctcatttgcagcaacgacctggggaatagttacaggggagaggagggggatgaatgagccaattggaaactggggattattaggtgaccatgatggtttgagggccagattgggaatttagccaggacaccggggttaacacccctactcttacgataagtgccatgggatctttaatgacctcagagagtcaggacacccgtttaacgtcccatccgaaagacggcaccctatacaggacagtgtccccaatcactgccctggggcattgggatattttttagaccagaggaaagagtgcctcctactggccctccaacaccacttccagcagcatctggtctcccatccagggactgaccaggaccaaccctgcttagcttcagaagcaagctagcagtggtatgcagggtggtatgctgctggctaatgAAACGGCAGGGGGCAGGCCTCggaccctcgaccttctagcccgaagtccagcgcgcaaTTGCAAAAGCGCTTTTAAACCCAGGGtcattacaatatatatatatatataaactcagcaaaaaaagaaaagtccctttttcagAACCCAGTCTATCagagataattcgtaaaaatccaaataacttcacagatcttcattgtgaagggtttaaacactgtttccagtgtaggcagtggcagtgctggcaacactagctgcagtaacccatggggagggggtcacactcggacattcagagagggggtatattattgtggccccggtggcacaaaatcaaactctgactgcatggagatgcttgggaatatggtcaatacgggtgaccgtattgtgggtgtttcagggaaaaggtgtacatttgaccttcATCTAGGATGTGAAAATGGTTAATAAAATCTCTCAATTTCTGCCCATTCTTTGCatggtcttgcaggccttctcatgcaacTGTAAGTGCATTTGTAAATTGGgctgggctctgggatggtgcaatgtTGAGAatgtgagcttatggttgtgtgggaggtaagggttgagtgtgtgtatgtgtgtatcccacaactgttgcgaaggagtaaaatatgttagggacaatagaggatgatccacagctatatataataaaaatcgaggtgagggcgatggaaatgcatttggcagttgatctacttcaattcggtaaatggcactgtgtgctctttgaGGGATGGATCCCAGTCctttcagggctatgggatatggggggtggggggtggtctgccggacattgggatgacaacccaactcgggatgaggagggcttttagcgggtagaatagtagggaccaatttgaggtttacttagtagcaatgcaaatatcatggtacagctatatagacactcaatcatcattttactttttaatggtacgtttacaaacatatattttgataaaaataatcgAAAGTtgtatctcattatggtaagtggtgaaataagtatagccagttacaattgtaatggcctagcagataataagaaaagacgatcagtattttcCTGGCTAaaagaaggaatataatatatattgtttacaggaaacccattcaacagttttagatgaagttttgtggaaaaataactggggggggggggggatatatttctcccatgggcaaagaaattcaaaaggggtgatggttttaattaacaataattttgatccaaatgtgcaaattgtccaaactcAAGGTAGATGGACTATTTTAAATATGTTgttggacaataaacagatatggcttattaacctatacggtctgaataatgatgatccaagcttctttgaaactatatataagaatatatcaactctacaag
This window of the Salvelinus fontinalis isolate EN_2023a chromosome 28, ASM2944872v1, whole genome shotgun sequence genome carries:
- the rilpl2 gene encoding RILP-like protein 2, whose protein sequence is MEELSESSPALAFEKEAFELTVEDVYDISYVIGRDLLKISTTGEEVSDLQFKIVRVLEMFETLVNKYNLSLEELKMERDNLKSELDRIVRESSAGQEAQTLGPNKLVVDLKDPNRPRFTMQELKEVLQERNQLKAQLLVAQEELQLYKSGMLPQGEQAMVEVDLVSPSPLKPVPDTTDETKEEVPNEGMTTIRKLFSFRRK